The Nitrospira sp. genome includes a region encoding these proteins:
- a CDS encoding DUF2934 domain-containing protein has protein sequence MMKSQPTKQGAKKEPVIQQVSRIQASSPTERAIPKKDSVFDDVHVRITARAYQLYVERGCREGYAEQDWLDAESEILNRTFQA, from the coding sequence ATGATGAAATCCCAGCCAACGAAGCAGGGAGCCAAGAAGGAACCGGTTATTCAACAAGTGAGTCGAATTCAGGCGTCATCGCCGACAGAGAGAGCCATTCCAAAGAAGGATTCGGTGTTCGACGACGTGCATGTACGAATTACCGCGAGAGCCTATCAGCTGTACGTTGAACGAGGTTGCCGTGAAGGCTATGCCGAGCAGGATTGGCTGGATGCGGAAAGCGAGATTCTGAACCGGACTTTCCAGGCTTAG